One window of the Hippoglossus hippoglossus isolate fHipHip1 chromosome 9, fHipHip1.pri, whole genome shotgun sequence genome contains the following:
- the tchp gene encoding trichoplein keratin filament-binding protein produces MALPTLSAHVPGRSRALASQLARQREQEARCRQQWEQHARYFREQGVCSQRQAAWSSGQSYQQSMSSYHKQRVKEEKQAGLERRRNLLRAMLQKEQDQLEAELREVVPDRGTLASQLVHKTEVLRTARDERRKKLAQELLREHWKINNPELREVESALHKDHVVSRWQEQISEKTQHEVAEQEETRRFENEYERTRKEALERIKQVEEKRKAEERKRGEELCKQMEELKLREEEATRLKKEQEALLVQQWELENLEEERRKVEERRKKSEMGYFLIRQYRAQLKKRAQQVQEELEADRKILSALLEGEHEDRRLESARRERAVADAAWMKQVIEEQLQLEQEREAEFDVLHREEAQHVWEKREAEWEKERKARERLMHEVLVGRQQQLEQKVQKNREAQEELLRRREELIQELELEKDFRRQEKDSEEGRRTAQIQELNAQVEQQHQEHWEEQCQKEQDEEREREALRIQEEDLRLEMLRMAKKGYQEKVHSRPRSAWT; encoded by the exons ATGGCTCTGCCGACGCTCTCGGCCCATGTACCCGGCCGCTCCCGGGCGCTGGCCAGCCAGTTGGCCCGGCAGCGGGAGCAGGAGGCCCGGTGTCGGCAGCAGTGGGAGCAGCATGCCCGGTACTTCAGAGAGCAGGGTGTGTGCAGCCAGAGGCAGGCGGCGTGGAGCTCCGGCCAGTCCTACCAGCAGAG TATGTCGTCATACCATAAacagagagtgaaggaggagaaacaggcCGGCCTGGAGCGGCGCAGGAACCTGCTGAGGGCCATGCTTCAAAAGGAACAAGACCAGCTGGAGGCCGAGCTCAGAGAAGTGGTACCTGACAGGGGAACACTGGCAAGTCAGCTGGTGCATAAAACCGAGGTGCTTCGCACAGCCAgagatgaaagaagaaaaaag CTTGCACAAGAGCTGTTGAGGGAGCACTGGAAGATAAACAACCCAGAGTTGCGAGAG GTCGAGTCAGCATTACATAAAGATCATGTTGTCAGCCGATGGCAGGAGCAGATATCTGAGAAGACACAG CACGAAGtggcagagcaggaggagacgaggcGCTTCGAAAATGAGTATGAACGCACCCGGAAAGAGGCTCTGGAGCGGATTAaacaggtggaggagaaaaggaaagcaGAGGAGCGCAAGAGAGGAGAAGAACTTTGCAAACAGATGGAAGAACTGAAGCTGAGGGAAGAAGAG gccaCTCGTCTAAAGAAGGAGCAAGAGGCTCTGCTGGTGCAGCAGTGGGAGCTGGAGAActtggaggaggagagaaggaaggtgGAGGAAAGACGAAAGAAGTCTGAGATGGG GTATTTCTTGATCCGTCAATATCGAGCTCAGTTGAAGAAAAGAGCGCAGCAAGTTCAGGAGGAACTG GAGGCCGACCGTAAGATCCTTTCAGCCCTGCTGGAAGGGGAGCACGAGGACAGGAGGCTGGAGAGCGCACGAAGGGAGAGGGCTGTCGCTGATGCTGCCTGGATGAAACAAGTGATTGAAGAGCAACTTCAGTTGGAGCAAGAACGAGAGGCTGAGTTTGACGTCTTGCACAG AGAAGAAGCTCAGCATGTATGGGAGAAACGAGAGGCCGagtgggagaaggagaggaaagccAGAGAACGGCTCATGCACGAg GTGCTTGTGGGCCGACAGCAGCAGTTGGAGCAGAAGGTGCAGAAGAACCGCGAGGCTCAGGAGGAGCTACTGAGGAGACGAGAAGAGTTGatccaggagctggagctggagaaggactTCAGACGTCAGGAGAAGGACAGTGAAGAGGGTCGCAGGACAGCACAGATACAAGAGTTAAATGCTCAG gtggagcagcagcatcaagaGCATTGGGAGGAGCAGTGCCAGAAAGAGcaggacgaggagagagagagggaggcccTGCGAATCCAAGAGGAGGATCTGAGGCTGGAGATGCTGAGGATGGCCAAGAAAGGGTACCAGGAGAAG GTTCACAGCCGACCTCGATCCGCCTGGACATGA